In Alistipes ihumii AP11, a genomic segment contains:
- the ilvB gene encoding biosynthetic-type acetolactate synthase large subunit → MANKQKIKGAEALLLSLIAEGTDTIFGYPGGQVIPIYDHLYHHTDRLHHILTRHEQGAVHAAQGYARATGKVGVCLATSGPGATNLVTGIADAMLDSTPIVCITGQVPAALLGTDAFQEADTISMTMPISKWNYQVTKASEIPRAIARAYYIARTGRPGPVVIDISKNAQVEEFDFSYKPCIYLRSYHPKPELDKQAVARAVEMLNASEKPLILVGQGVKLAGAERRLVELAEAAGAPMASTLMGISAVPSGHPLFVGNLGMHGNIAANEMTQQSDLILAVGMRFSDRVTGDVKNYAPHAKIIHIDIDSAELGKNLPVELPIHADAGEALEAMKSGIRHKDRSAWIDVAKGCDRREYEEVVRPSSDPQGRFISMYDAISTLAEVEKGDAVIVTDVGQNQMFSARYSKFNSTRSFITSGGLGTMGFGLPAALGAKLGVPDREVVCVMGDGGFQMTMQELGTIMQNRIGVKMIVLNNSYLGMVRQWQQLFFGKRYSFTHIESPDLTLIAAAYGIPNRRVTEPGQLREAIEELAAAPGAYLLEVAVLPEENVFPMVPAGASLSDIICTD, encoded by the coding sequence ATGGCTAACAAGCAAAAAATAAAGGGAGCGGAAGCGCTGCTGCTGTCGCTCATCGCCGAGGGAACCGATACGATCTTCGGTTATCCCGGCGGACAGGTCATTCCGATCTACGATCATCTGTACCATCATACCGACCGGCTGCACCACATCCTGACGCGTCACGAACAGGGCGCCGTACACGCGGCGCAAGGCTACGCCCGTGCGACAGGCAAGGTGGGCGTCTGTCTGGCCACCTCCGGTCCCGGCGCGACGAATCTCGTCACCGGAATAGCCGACGCGATGCTCGACTCGACGCCGATCGTCTGCATCACGGGGCAGGTTCCCGCCGCACTGCTCGGCACGGACGCGTTTCAGGAGGCCGACACGATCAGCATGACGATGCCCATTTCGAAATGGAACTATCAGGTCACCAAGGCTTCCGAGATTCCGAGAGCGATCGCGCGGGCTTATTACATCGCACGGACCGGCCGGCCGGGCCCCGTCGTGATCGATATCTCGAAAAACGCTCAGGTCGAAGAGTTCGACTTCAGCTACAAACCGTGCATCTACCTGCGCAGCTATCATCCGAAACCGGAACTGGACAAGCAAGCCGTCGCCCGGGCCGTCGAAATGCTCAATGCGTCGGAAAAGCCGCTGATTCTGGTCGGACAGGGCGTCAAGCTCGCCGGAGCCGAGCGCCGGCTCGTCGAGCTGGCCGAGGCGGCCGGCGCGCCGATGGCCTCAACGCTGATGGGCATTTCGGCCGTGCCGAGCGGGCACCCGCTGTTCGTCGGCAATTTGGGCATGCACGGCAACATCGCCGCGAACGAGATGACACAGCAGAGCGACCTGATTCTGGCCGTCGGCATGCGCTTCAGCGACCGTGTGACGGGCGACGTGAAAAACTACGCCCCGCACGCGAAGATCATCCACATCGACATCGACTCGGCCGAGCTGGGCAAGAATCTGCCCGTCGAGCTGCCGATCCATGCCGACGCGGGCGAAGCGCTCGAGGCGATGAAATCGGGCATCCGGCACAAGGACCGCTCAGCGTGGATCGACGTGGCCAAAGGCTGCGACCGGCGCGAGTACGAGGAAGTCGTCCGCCCGAGCAGCGACCCGCAGGGACGGTTTATCTCGATGTACGACGCGATCAGCACGCTGGCCGAGGTCGAGAAGGGCGACGCGGTGATCGTCACGGACGTCGGCCAGAATCAGATGTTCAGCGCCCGCTACTCGAAATTCAACTCGACACGCAGTTTCATCACCTCCGGAGGGCTCGGCACGATGGGCTTCGGCCTGCCGGCCGCGCTGGGGGCCAAGCTCGGCGTGCCCGACCGCGAGGTCGTCTGCGTGATGGGCGACGGAGGTTTCCAGATGACGATGCAGGAGCTGGGCACGATCATGCAGAACCGCATCGGCGTCAAGATGATCGTGCTGAACAACTCGTATCTGGGCATGGTGCGCCAATGGCAGCAACTCTTTTTCGGGAAGCGTTACTCGTTCACGCATATCGAAAGCCCCGACCTGACGCTGATCGCCGCAGCCTACGGCATCCCGAACCGCCGGGTCACCGAGCCCGGACAACTCAGGGAGGCCATCGAGGAACTGGCCGCCGCGCCGGGAGCCTACCTGCTCGAGGTGGCCGTGCTCCCCGAGGAGAACGTATTCCCGATGGTACCGGCCGGCGCCTCGCTGTCGGACATCATTTGCACGGACTAA